DNA from Mucilaginibacter mallensis:
CTGCGCCTGCAAATTCTTTATAATTAGCTACGCCTGTAAGCACATGGCCAAATAATACATATAATAACGTACATATAGCTAATGAAACCAAAATACCTATAGGCATATCCCTTTTAGGGTTCTTTGCTTCCTGCGCAGCGGTTGATACCGCATCAAAACCTATAAAGGCAAAGAAAACCACACCCGCGGCACTAACGATACCCGACCAGCCAAACTTCCCAAAATCGTGTGTAAAGAAATCCAGAAAGCTTTTTTGACCATGGAACATGGCTACTTCGCCGGTATTTACAGGGATATATGGTGTATGGTTAATAGGTTTCATGTAATTCCACCCTATAGCTATAAACAGTACAACTATAGCAACTTTAACTACTACAATAATTCCATTTAATGTTGCAGACTCCTGTGTGCCACGTATAAGCACCAATGAAAGCACTACTATAATAAATAAGGCTGGGATATTTATGATGCCATGCACACCTTGTAATGACGATTGAAATGGCGAATGGCAAAATTGATAGGGTATATCAACTCCAAAATTTTCTAATAATTTATTGAGGTATTCAGACCACGCTATGGATACAGTGGCGGCCCCAACGGCATATTCAAGCACAAGGTCCCAGCCAATTATCCAGGCTACCATTTCGCCCATTGTGGCGTATGAGTAGGTATAGGCACTCCCCGCAATCGGTATCATGGCGGCAAATTCGGCATAACATAAACCGGCAAGTCCACAGCCTATAGCTGCAAGTATAAATGCCAGGGTAACGGCAGGGCCTGAATGGTCGGCAGCGGCGGCGGCTGTACGTACAAATAAGCCGGCTCCAATAATTGCACCTATTCCTAATGCAACAAGATTACCCGGTCCTAACGTTCGTTTTAATGTTCCTTCGCCTGTTTCCGCTGCTTCCTTTAATAGTAAATTAAGAGGTTTTTTAAATCGCATAAACAGTTTTTTATATAAAGTCAGTTAAGAGCCAAACCTAATTAATTTTATTGATAACATAAAGTGGTGTTTTTAACAATCAATTTGCAAATTTTACCCTAATAATTAATATATTTTTAACCATTTTCGTAATTCTTTATTAAATACTGAACAAAATGAACAAGAATTTGCATTAAAAGAAAATATTGCTTAATTTTATTCTTATAAGTTTTAAAACTCAAATCCTATTCCCATGAAAGAGTTATTAATCTTCCGCATTTTCGCGTTATTCCCGCTTATAGGAACTTTGATTCCTGATTTAGCCGATGGCTTCCACATCTCATTCTCATCCATACCTGCAGAGCATATTATTGTTGATGTAACCTTATTAATATGCATCGCCCTTTGCTCGGCAGGAATAATGGCAACAGAAAACTCTCTGGCAGAATCTGAGCCTACAGCATTGGCTTAATATCATAAAAATGGAATTTTGCTTATCAGCTAAAATTTGCTGATAAACGCCTTTTTTATTGCATTATTTATTTTGACATTGAAATTAGATGTTTAAACAAACAATTTCAATCCTATCACTATCTTTGTCTTAAATATTTTAAATAAATAACCCGCAATGAAAAAAATTATCATTCTTTTAGCCTTTGTAACTATGCAAACGGCTTTATTCGCTCAAGGCACCTGGAAGCTTGACAAAATGCACTCAAGCCTGAAATTTACCGTAACACACTTATCTGTATCTGATGTTGACGGTAACTTTAAAGATTTTGATGTTACCATCACCACTACAAAAGCCGATTTCAGCGATGCTAAATTCAACCTTACAGCTAACGTAGCATCTATCAACACAGATAATGATATGCGTGATGCTGATCTTAAGTCTGACAAGTTCTTTAATGCAGCTGTTAACCCAACCCTTACTTTTGTAAGCACAGGTATTACCAAAACAAAACCTAACCATTACAAGCTAACCGGTAACCTTACCATGCATGGTGTTACTAAAGCAGTCACCATGGACCTTTGGTACCGTGGTACTATTGTTAACCCAATGAGCAAAGCTAATGATGCAGGTTTCCAGTTAACCGGCATTGTAAAACGTACCGACTTTAATTTAGCCGCTTCATATCCTGATGCTATGATCAGCGATGAAATAACTATCAAAGCCGATGGTGAATTTGGCGCAGCTAAATAATCAGCTATTATATTAATTTATAACAGCGCTCTTGCTTTTTGCAGGGCGCTGTTTTTATTTAAGTACTGCCAGATCTTTAGTGCGTGTAAAGGTCATGGTGCGGCCTATAAACTTAAAATGCCAGTATCCTTTTAGTTTCAGTGCGCCCTGTTTATCAATATAGGCCGATGCATTCCATTCCCGGCCGTGCTTGGCATCATATATCATACCTTCTTCCCAGGAATTACTCTTTGGCATATAAACGAGGTTACGCAGCACACTCATGCCCAGTATTTTACGATTTTGCAGTGCTTTATCCGGGTTGTTCTTATCAACCCATTCATGCATCAGCTTATCACTACCGGCATCAAACCAAATTATTTTTGCCTGGTACTCATTATTGACCCTGCAAACCTCTACTATCAGGTTTTTTTCATCTGATACCCACCTGCCGCAAATATCATCAGCAGCCGACTGCGCATAGGCCATTGCATTGATGATCACCAACATAATTACTACCCCGAAACTAAAAGCCAGCTTATTGTTCATACAGGTAATTTTTTCTGCTCGATAACGCTATCACCTTAATGATACATCCCTAAATTACAAAAGTTTTCCGGGGGATTAAAAAGCACAATAAAATACTTTGATTTTGTTATTTATTCATATTTTTATCCACCATCAATTGAAAACTATCTCTTTCCTGTTTCTGTAAAGCTGTGCTATTAAATAATAAAAACCAAGGTGTGAAAAGTACTCCGTTAAAAAGCGCTATAATTAAACACCTGTATTTTGACAAAGGGCAATCATGTGCGGAATTAAGCGAGATACTAGATAAAAGTCTTCCCTCCACATCAAAAGCCATTAACGAGCTGATTGAAGAAGGCCTGGTTATTGAAGATGGTTATGCACGATCAAGCGGTGGGCGAAGGCCGCTTGTTTATTCCATAAAAGCGGATGCCATGTACATGCTCACTGTGGCTATGGACCAGTTTAGTACGCGCATTCAACTGGTTGATCTACTAAATAAGCCGGCAGCGGATATGGTCATATTTGAGATGAGGCTGCTGGATAACCCAAACGCGCTAACACAATTACTTGAGCAAATTAACGACTACATTGACAATGTTGGCATCCCGCGCGATAAGTACGCAGGTATAGGCATAGGCATGCCGGGGTTTGTTAATGTAAACGACGGTATTAACTACACCTACCTTGATGCCGGCGGCCAGAGCCTAACCCAACTGATTACCCTGGAAACCGGCGTAGCCACCTATATTGATAACGACTCAAGCCTTATAGCCTTAGCCGAACAACGCTTTGGTATAGCCAAAAATCAAAGAGATGTAATGGTGATAAACCTGGGCTGGGGTATTGGCCTCGGGATGATTGTTAATGATGAAATTTACCGCGGCCATAATGGTTTCGCGGGTGAGTTTAGTCATATCCCGTTATCAGATGATAACACACTTTGTGTATGCGGTAAGCGTGGTTGTCTCGAGGCCGAAGCATCTCTGCTTGTAGTAGTGAAAAAAGCTATTCAGGGCGTAAAAGAAGGCCGGGTATCAAGCCTTAAGTATTTTGAAGAAGAACACCCCAAACTAGTGGGTGATGCCATAATGGATGCCGCCGCCAATGGCGATCAGTTTGCTATTGAACTACTAACTGACGCCGGTTATAAAATTGG
Protein-coding regions in this window:
- a CDS encoding YceI family protein yields the protein MKKIIILLAFVTMQTALFAQGTWKLDKMHSSLKFTVTHLSVSDVDGNFKDFDVTITTTKADFSDAKFNLTANVASINTDNDMRDADLKSDKFFNAAVNPTLTFVSTGITKTKPNHYKLTGNLTMHGVTKAVTMDLWYRGTIVNPMSKANDAGFQLTGIVKRTDFNLAASYPDAMISDEITIKADGEFGAAK
- a CDS encoding ROK family transcriptional regulator — its product is MKSTPLKSAIIKHLYFDKGQSCAELSEILDKSLPSTSKAINELIEEGLVIEDGYARSSGGRRPLVYSIKADAMYMLTVAMDQFSTRIQLVDLLNKPAADMVIFEMRLLDNPNALTQLLEQINDYIDNVGIPRDKYAGIGIGMPGFVNVNDGINYTYLDAGGQSLTQLITLETGVATYIDNDSSLIALAEQRFGIAKNQRDVMVINLGWGIGLGMIVNDEIYRGHNGFAGEFSHIPLSDDNTLCVCGKRGCLEAEASLLVVVKKAIQGVKEGRVSSLKYFEEEHPKLVGDAIMDAAANGDQFAIELLTDAGYKIGKGLAILIHIMNPASIVLSGRGAIVGKFLLAPIQQALNKYCIPRLAASTELLISELGFDAELVGAAILVMENLTA
- a CDS encoding amino acid permease, which produces MRFKKPLNLLLKEAAETGEGTLKRTLGPGNLVALGIGAIIGAGLFVRTAAAAADHSGPAVTLAFILAAIGCGLAGLCYAEFAAMIPIAGSAYTYSYATMGEMVAWIIGWDLVLEYAVGAATVSIAWSEYLNKLLENFGVDIPYQFCHSPFQSSLQGVHGIINIPALFIIVVLSLVLIRGTQESATLNGIIVVVKVAIVVLFIAIGWNYMKPINHTPYIPVNTGEVAMFHGQKSFLDFFTHDFGKFGWSGIVSAAGVVFFAFIGFDAVSTAAQEAKNPKRDMPIGILVSLAICTLLYVLFGHVLTGVANYKEFAGAGKEASVAYTIDTYMQSYHWLSILVTVAILFGFSSVILVMLLGQSRVFFSMSKDGLVPPVFSAVHPKFKTPYKSNLIFLVFVGLFAAFVPGDIVGDMTSIGTLFAFMLVCIGVIILRKSDPDTPRPFRTPWVPFVPILGAIVCLLMMVGLGEFNWLRLIIWMAIGFVVYFTYSKKHSLIRKGIVSVPKDPEPPMA
- a CDS encoding DUF2147 domain-containing protein translates to MNNKLAFSFGVVIMLVIINAMAYAQSAADDICGRWVSDEKNLIVEVCRVNNEYQAKIIWFDAGSDKLMHEWVDKNNPDKALQNRKILGMSVLRNLVYMPKSNSWEEGMIYDAKHGREWNASAYIDKQGALKLKGYWHFKFIGRTMTFTRTKDLAVLK